In Anopheles arabiensis isolate DONGOLA chromosome 2, AaraD3, whole genome shotgun sequence, the genomic window TATTCTTCTTTCTGTAAACTCACATATGTATGCGTTTGTAATCGTTCCACTTTGATTCCCTTTGAAGCCATTTTTAGCCAACTGCATTTCCTAGCTTGGAAACCTAGTAATACTCTCTTCGACACGGACAGTAACGTTCGTGGGTCAATTTTAAAAAGCTAAAATTTATACACGAGGCTTCGTGGCCCCATCCCACCACCTACACAAGCATGGtaggtttctttttgttttttttttgttcttttggtCGAATAAACGATATAATatcaaaaagggaaaactgtttgtttttattattttacgcCTTTCACTCCTCTCCATCAAACAACATGATCAATTcacatgtgtctgtgtgtgtgtactattGGTTGCACGCGCGCAAAGACGATTGTATCGTCCAGCAGCGGAGTAGGCTGGATGTAAAGTGGATCTTGTATGGACACTGTTGGCCCCCATTTGCTCCTATATTCGCGATTTTTTGTTCGATTGCTACTATCGTGTTTCGTGATAATAAGTAAACGGTACGTAGAGATTTCGGTTTTTCGTTAGTAACGtgggttgttttttcgtttgtttagtTGCAGTGGTTCTTCAAATCCTTTTCGTACGACCCTAACCTAATttgatttcttatttttttcgttcaccCCTCTCAAAATGCAAGGTTTTGAATAGTTAAAACCAAGACGCTCAATTCCCTCGCAGGCGCTCCACGCACGCACCGTTGCTACTTGCTATAAATGTATACTAGCCGCGCACTAATATTACAAGCTAATAGTAAGGAAGTttgcaacaaattaaaaaatcgcTCTTTGTAACTAGAAACTAGCATAACTTTTCTTAAAACACAATGTCACACAACACAGTAATTATTGCACGGGACGGGGGGAGAAAGTTAGGACAGGTGTAGTTTTTCTTAAAAACTCATCTTCCAACTGGACAATTGGCCGGACATACCCATATCGTTGAACGACCGGTCGAGACGCGTTATGGAAGAGCTCGTTAAAACAAAGGTACTAGTTTAGGACAGAACAACAGAAAAATGCACTTCATCCGCCAACGGCCACCGCAAGGTACGTCCGTATGTGTCGTACCCTGGAGGCGTGAATGAAACAGACACGTGGTTCCGCACTGAGATCGGTATAACTCATTCTACACTACACCTTACACGCTAAATATGGCCAAGGAAACAAACGCTAGTATGgaatgtttaaaaacaaactaaaccgATGGACACTGGGTACTGGAATGTACGAACACATACAATCGGAGGACTCgaatagagatagagagagatagagagattgAGAGTGATTCGGCGCAGCCTACTCCGGGGCCCGCGTGTTGCAGTTGCCATGGTAGATCTTCACCGTCCCTTCGCAGTGGAAGTAACTGTCGAAGATGTCGCTGTATCCATGCTCCCGCCACCACGTGCAGAGCTGCCGGTTCCAGACGCAATCCAGCCGATAGATTAGCCCGGGAAACTCGAACCCCATCAGTGTGTAAAAGTCCTGATCGCCCAGATGGCCCTGGAAGGAGTACTTCTCTGCCATGTTTTTCACGGTGGACTCCTTGATGATTTCCTCGTAAATTCGCGACCGTCGAATTCGATCCAGGTGCAGCATAACGACGCCCGAATTCAGCCCCGGATAGCCATGGTGTCGGGGTTCGGATGCGGGCGCTTTCTTGCCTCGCGGCACATCTTTCCCCAACGGTTGTATGTCCGTTGCCGCTGGCACCTTGTCCAGGTAGTACGGGCTGCCGAAGCTGGTTTGCGGATTGTTCATCCGGTACCGGGACAGCACGTGCCGATAGACGGGCGTCAGCTCGGGCGCCAACCCAAACAGCTGGTCCGGTGCGAACTGGTCGAACTGATCGAACAGCTCCTTGACAGACGCCCGGAACACGACGTCACAGTCGATCAGGATCGCCCGGCGCATGTTCCGATCGACGATCCGGTGCAGCCCAAGCGACAGCAGAAATAAGGCATCGCTGTAGTAGCTGCCGGACCGGTAGTTGAACAGTGGCATCATGCCATGCACGATGTCGCTGATTTTCTCCGCACAGTCCCGCACGTCGTACAGCGTGTAGAATGCGGTGCGGTGAAATCGTTCGATCTGCTGCTTGATCAGCTCCTCCGCCGACCGCTCGCTCTGCTCGTCCGTGATCACGTGCAGGTGCAGCTCGATCGTGCTGTACTTGAGCAGGCTGCGCAGGAACAGCTCCAGCTGGCTGTGCAGGATCATGTTTTGGCTTTCCTTCGTGTAGATCAGGAAGATGTTATACTCGGTATCGTTCGTGCCCTTCGAGACGTACTTGACGCGCTTCAGCTTGCtggctgccgccgccgccgactgCGATGCGTCACCGGTACCATCCTCCCCGACTGCCGCCGTGCCGTTCCGGTGCTTGCCCTCatggtgctgatgatggtgcggGTGCTGGTTCCGGTGCACTagggcggccgccgccgccaaccGCTCCGGCACATCCTTCTGCACCAGGTGCCGATTGAAGACGCTACTGTTCGCGTAGATGAACAGCAGAAAGCCGCTGGCCACGATAAACACCAGCAGCGCCTTGTTCATGCCCATCAGACCGATCCGTGGCAGTGCGAGCCACCAGCGCCACCACCGTCGACGTCGTTGCCACCAATCGATGAGAGCCAGAGCTTGCCCGTTGCGTTCCCCCAATCACGCGTCAGCGCCACTGTGCTCCACTGTGTTTACGCTGCTCGCACGTCCCCAGGACAG contains:
- the LOC120893808 gene encoding xyloside xylosyltransferase 1 — its product is MGMNKALLVFIVASGFLLFIYANSSVFNRHLVQKDVPERLAAAAALVHRNQHPHHHQHHEGKHRNGTAAVGEDGTGDASQSAAAAASKLKRVKYVSKGTNDTEYNIFLIYTKESQNMILHSQLELFLRSLLKYSTIELHLHVITDEQSERSAEELIKQQIERFHRTAFYTLYDVRDCAEKISDIVHGMMPLFNYRSGSYYSDALFLLSLGLHRIVDRNMRRAILIDCDVVFRASVKELFDQFDQFAPDQLFGLAPELTPVYRHVLSRYRMNNPQTSFGSPYYLDKVPAATDIQPLGKDVPRGKKAPASEPRHHGYPGLNSGVVMLHLDRIRRSRIYEEIIKESTVKNMAEKYSFQGHLGDQDFYTLMGFEFPGLIYRLDCVWNRQLCTWWREHGYSDIFDSYFHCEGTVKIYHGNCNTRAPE